The Deltaproteobacteria bacterium genome has a segment encoding these proteins:
- a CDS encoding class I SAM-dependent methyltransferase, with protein sequence MNEPSRRFWPIFFELYESLPRQGPGNRACVARALAFCRDLPPAPVVLDLGCGVGGQTIQLAELTSGSIVALDSHAASIERLRATVAVRGFAERIQPTVGDMANPGLRPASLDLVWSEGALYNIGIENALRVCRMLLRPGGYLAFTDAVWRKENPPPEVKAGFDLDYPAMGRVPDVLAAIENSGFSLISHFTLPDEAWWDDFYTPMETRIEALRGKYKHDDEALAVLDQLAQEPEMHRTYSDYYAYEFFVARWPE encoded by the coding sequence ATGAACGAGCCCTCGCGGCGCTTCTGGCCGATCTTTTTCGAGCTCTACGAGTCGCTCCCCAGGCAGGGACCAGGCAACCGCGCCTGCGTCGCAAGGGCCCTTGCCTTCTGTCGCGATCTGCCGCCCGCTCCGGTGGTGCTCGATCTGGGCTGCGGCGTCGGTGGACAGACCATCCAGCTCGCCGAGCTTACATCAGGGTCCATCGTGGCCCTGGACAGTCATGCTGCGAGCATCGAGCGACTGCGCGCGACGGTTGCTGTGCGAGGGTTCGCCGAGCGGATTCAGCCTACGGTGGGTGACATGGCCAACCCCGGGCTGCGGCCCGCGAGCTTGGACCTCGTCTGGTCCGAGGGAGCGCTCTACAATATCGGTATTGAGAACGCCCTGCGTGTCTGCCGCATGCTGCTGCGGCCCGGCGGCTACCTCGCCTTCACCGACGCCGTCTGGCGTAAGGAGAACCCGCCCCCAGAGGTCAAAGCGGGCTTTGACCTGGACTACCCGGCTATGGGCCGGGTTCCGGATGTCCTGGCGGCAATCGAAAATAGCGGCTTTTCCCTCATCAGCCACTTCACCCTGCCGGACGAGGCCTGGTGGGATGATTTCTATACACCGATGGAGACTCGCATCGAGGCGCTGCGCGGCAAATACAAGCACGACGACGAAGCGCTGGCCGTGCTTGACCAGCTTGCGCAAGAACCTGAAATGCACCGAACGTATTCGGACTACTACGCCTACGAGTTTTTTGTGGCGCGTTGGCCGGAATAA
- a CDS encoding IS630 family transposase — MMKRATPIILSPAERTLLNSWTEEKNYPLRLVQRARIICMAADGIQNREIAQELGVSRPTVQLWRERFLALRLAGLEKDAPRPGRIPSIPLEKVQAVVDATLHATPPNASRWSARSMAEAQGISQATVRRIWKRHDLKPGLIHACEENRDKRFPEEPYDVVGLYLNPPDKSLVFCVDEKTHIHALDRTGSALPMETGPCGTLRQDGKRNGTTGLFSSLSSLERTVIGDCLLRHRHKEFIRFLKKIDDEIPAALDLQMIVDNEGTHRHSGVTAWLKRHPRFRLFVIPPSGVWLNMVEQCFRELTRKRIHGGIFHNVPDLIGCIKKYVRNHGQSPRVFVWTAPSAQMPPEVTIDEEIPDTSG; from the coding sequence TTGATGAAAAGGGCAACCCCGATTATATTGTCCCCTGCCGAGCGCACCCTGCTGAACTCGTGGACGGAGGAGAAGAATTACCCGTTGCGTCTTGTTCAACGCGCACGGATTATTTGTATGGCTGCAGACGGAATCCAGAATCGGGAAATAGCCCAAGAGTTGGGCGTATCGAGACCTACCGTCCAACTTTGGAGGGAACGCTTTCTTGCCTTGCGCCTGGCGGGACTGGAAAAGGATGCACCCCGTCCAGGCCGTATCCCCAGCATTCCTCTTGAAAAAGTCCAGGCGGTTGTTGATGCCACCCTGCATGCAACGCCCCCCAATGCAAGCCGCTGGAGCGCGCGCAGCATGGCCGAAGCCCAGGGGATAAGTCAGGCCACGGTACGGCGTATCTGGAAGCGGCACGACTTGAAACCCGGCTTGATCCATGCCTGCGAGGAAAACCGGGACAAACGGTTCCCGGAAGAACCGTACGACGTCGTTGGGCTCTATCTCAACCCCCCGGATAAATCGCTTGTTTTCTGCGTTGACGAGAAGACGCACATCCACGCCCTCGACAGAACAGGGTCCGCTTTACCCATGGAAACGGGGCCTTGCGGCACCCTCAGACAGGACGGAAAACGTAATGGTACAACAGGCCTTTTTTCGTCCCTCAGCAGCCTCGAAAGAACGGTCATCGGGGACTGTCTCCTCCGCCACCGGCACAAGGAATTCATACGTTTCCTCAAAAAAATAGACGACGAGATTCCTGCGGCCCTCGATCTTCAGATGATTGTCGATAATGAGGGTACTCACAGACATTCCGGAGTCACGGCCTGGCTTAAACGACATCCACGGTTCCGTCTGTTTGTCATCCCGCCGTCCGGCGTCTGGCTGAACATGGTTGAGCAATGTTTTCGTGAACTAACCCGGAAACGCATCCATGGAGGGATCTTTCACAACGTGCCGGACTTGATTGGGTGTATAAAAAAGTATGTCAGGAATCACGGGCAGAGCCCGCGGGTGTTTGTCTGGACGGCCCCGTCGGCACAGATGCCGCCTGAAGTGACCATAGATGAGGAGATCCCCGATACATCAGGTTAG
- a CDS encoding cyclic beta 1-2 glucan synthetase, which produces MILKFKKKTVATKKSSRKRREVSPPRTSWWTRMWKRRDEAVFAEPPGQEELTRRSELFGVSQLENHARFLASKHEHESGRGGELLLQKLVKKETGIRLCHQIIAESVRQGHRIGPAAEWLLDNFYLIQEQIELAQAHLSSGYSRGLPRLSAGPRRGCPRVYDIVMELVRHTDGQVGHENLSRFINAYQERHPLTLGELWAVPIILRLSLIEKLHLVAQRIVWRQSQRDAALHWANRFLKVVETNPRMFVTALGDFVRASPPLTQPFISELVTNIDGVNPALGLALNWLEQELFEGGQSIERVQQSENQAQAADLVTTSNCITSMRTIGAINWEGFVEAASAIEAILLRDPAGVYPQMDFRSRNRYRTRVEKLARDSRKSEPDVAETAVILAAERRQANADRRESHVGYFLLDAGLYELETRIGRQLSPYRRFIRWLGEHSLVFYLTSAVMMTLAMTAVPVAGLRGAGPGWIVTLWVIAALLVTSRPALGLINWITTLFVPSRFLPGLDFSKGIPSEHRTIVVVPTMLAPPAETARLLEDLEIRYLGNKSPNLLFGLLTDFPDSDSENLPMDPEWVEAAVHGIRKLNARHAQKGEEIFFLLNRPRRWNPGEGKWMGHERKRGKLEDFNRLVVEGRTEAFSTVEGDPEVLRSVRYAITLDTDTELPPGSARRLAGTMAHLLNRPHLDPVRRLVTRGYAILQPRISVSLTSAHRSIFARIRSGETGINPYTQEIASVYPDLFGLGQFVGKGIYDIRTFHAATGGRFPDNLILSHDLIEGCHARCGFISNVELIESEPSRVTVDGHRRHRWVRGDWQIAGWLFSRIPGPHGRRARNPLNGLARWMIFDNLRRSLVPAALLLALLSTGHAWTTGATQRIAILLGIYFFPQGLQTLRGFLLKGKEVPLFVHLRALATREGRQWGVELLELALVPYQAWVNLDAIARVFWRLRVRRRLLEWKTVSHSERTARTSFGGIVREMWAAPVLAVAGATPMLTGVMPANALLLALTGLWFMSPAIAWFVSRAPAKPHPPLNAAQITFIRRLARHTWAYFDHFVEEGTHWLPPDNFQESPLPALAQRTSPTNIGMGMASDLAACDFGYLSPGRFLFRMTRTLDTLERMERYRGHFYNWYDTSNLKPLHPLYISSVDSGNFAAMLIVVNQGLQEMAHSPLLPARWQEGLEDTAGILMQTIESARRRPECLIPSDKLKAASARITKRTKSLRAVSSSMHGILRELETFAGQAKNLADALEADESLAFWCEALQRQCADFAGEIRYFNPWTGTTPPHFLAKEHAGLDASLWEELLRETGYGATMDSLATLVQRWEPRLLQESDEDLSRRWIEWLTLVSARASQRISDLNAAAARCTEFSEHDLDFLYDADRHQLSIGYNLEAHTLDPGFYDLMASESRLGSYVGVARGQLSLEHWFHLGRRLAPGEDPPVLASWSGSMFEYLMPMLVMPVYEDTLLDATCKGAVKRQIRYGRQTGTPWGISESGYNQLDSSQVYQYRAFGVPMLGMKRGLADDLVIAPYASAMALMVQPVEAVRNLQRLVGDGMHGRFGLYEAVDYTPARVRADEPFSVVYSWMAHHNGMSLLAFDHFLHDQPMQRRFMADPQLKSATLLLQERIPLARPRMHPMTAVAETVDFHAPEVLESISRSFDTPETPVPEVHLLSNGRYHVMITNGGSGVSRWQGLDLTRWREDSAQNIHGFYFYLQEVSTGKVWSPTARPLDHDFDRYESVFSQGGAQFQSVAHQFQSHLQVAVCPEDDVELRQLTLTNLSRRPRTIEITSYSEPVLLAGRAEAAHPAFHKLFVTAMPLPGKGALLFTRRPSSADEQPPWMFHFLGVEGGLVLRGPSYETDRAAFIGRNRSTRNPTALDQPGPLPNKAGFVLDPVAAVRYRVRIEPGHSVRVNAFLGVAPTRNAAEIYVDRCLDPNMSERVFSLSWTRSQVLLHQLRISEADAQRYGQLAGSLFFAGPHRRGRAGTIAANRKNQAALWSYGISGDRPIVLLSITDIANLDLVRSLVQAHGYWRQKGLETDLVILSEAFSGYRQDLLDAIIGLVQAGTEGKLLDQPGGIFLRNIDQVAEDDRTLFQAVARLVFSDRYGALEDQIERRVVPEVDIPALEPKRQNEKAGLTPPLPMRELTFFNGLGGFTRDGREYVIQLNAGESTPAPWVNVLANPFFGSVVSESGSASTWSENAHQFRLTPWHNDPVENPGGETFYIRDEETGHFWSPMPAPVFAKAPCICRHGHGYTVFEQAYSGLFSETTVYVATDAPLKFTTITIRNNTGRLRHVSITGYCEWVLGEQRDLNAMHVVTYLDTQSGAIFARNAFNVDFTDRLAFFHCSSQERALTADRTEFIGRNGSLAEPAALRRQRLSNRVGAGMDPCAAIQTWFEIAPGEQIEVVFCLGSSGTEDEARAWLRHQGGTNGARQALEKVWASWQHQLGGIHVETPDASVNVLVNHWLLYQTLSSRFWGRSGFYQSGGAYGFRDQLQDSLAFLYECPWLTRDHLLLSASRQFQEGDVQHWWHPPTGRGVRTRISDDLLWLPLVLCRYVAVTGDTVILDETRPFLDARPPGENEESVYDEPRVTEETASLYEHAARAIRLALRFGSHGLPLIGSGDWNDGMNRIGREGRGESVWLGFFLLKILREFSPLAARYGDKAFAATCEEEAKKLVTQLDLHAWDGQWYLRAFFDDGTPLGSARNPECQIDSIPQSWAVLGGATDPQRARTAMKSVLKRLVDHEHRLIRLFDPPFDEAPWDPGYIKGYLPGVRENGGQYTHAAVWTAMAFAALRKGKTAWEIFQYLNPVRHGDTPEHIGTYKVEPYVLAADLYTVPGHEGEGGWSWYTGSAAWLYQLLIQDLLGLHLEIDALSFSPLLPAEWPGFKLTYRYRDTFYHIAFQKTGDETWNTRRVLLDGVEQPDGKIRLLDDGLKHHAFVELG; this is translated from the coding sequence ATGATATTGAAGTTCAAAAAGAAAACCGTCGCGACGAAAAAATCGTCCCGCAAACGGCGGGAAGTATCCCCTCCCCGGACGTCGTGGTGGACCCGTATGTGGAAGAGGCGGGACGAGGCGGTCTTCGCGGAACCACCGGGACAGGAGGAATTGACGCGGCGCTCCGAATTGTTCGGTGTCAGCCAGTTGGAGAATCATGCCCGGTTCCTGGCATCCAAGCATGAACACGAATCCGGCCGGGGCGGAGAACTGCTGTTGCAGAAACTGGTGAAAAAGGAGACGGGTATCCGCCTCTGTCATCAGATCATCGCCGAGAGCGTTCGCCAGGGACATCGTATCGGGCCCGCGGCGGAATGGCTGCTGGATAACTTCTACCTGATCCAGGAACAGATCGAATTGGCACAGGCACATCTGTCCTCAGGTTACAGCCGGGGACTGCCCCGCCTGAGCGCTGGCCCACGACGTGGATGCCCCCGCGTCTACGATATCGTTATGGAACTGGTTCGGCACACAGACGGCCAGGTGGGACACGAAAACCTGAGTCGCTTCATCAACGCCTACCAGGAAAGACACCCCCTGACACTGGGTGAACTGTGGGCGGTACCGATCATCTTGCGCCTGTCCCTGATCGAAAAACTGCACCTCGTAGCCCAGCGGATCGTGTGGCGGCAAAGCCAGCGTGATGCGGCGCTGCATTGGGCCAATCGCTTTCTGAAAGTGGTTGAAACGAATCCCCGAATGTTTGTCACGGCATTGGGCGACTTCGTGCGTGCGTCCCCTCCCCTGACCCAGCCCTTTATTTCCGAGCTGGTAACGAACATCGATGGCGTAAACCCCGCCCTCGGACTGGCGCTCAACTGGCTGGAACAGGAACTCTTTGAGGGCGGACAGAGCATCGAGCGTGTCCAGCAGAGCGAAAACCAGGCGCAGGCGGCCGATCTGGTTACCACCAGCAACTGCATCACGAGCATGCGCACGATAGGCGCCATCAACTGGGAGGGTTTCGTCGAGGCGGCCAGCGCGATCGAGGCAATCCTTCTGCGTGATCCAGCGGGTGTCTATCCTCAAATGGACTTCCGTTCACGGAACCGTTATAGGACGAGGGTTGAAAAACTCGCGCGCGACAGTCGCAAGTCCGAGCCCGACGTGGCCGAAACGGCGGTGATTCTGGCGGCGGAGCGCCGCCAGGCCAACGCGGACCGTCGCGAAAGCCATGTAGGCTACTTTCTATTGGATGCCGGCCTCTATGAATTGGAAACCCGCATCGGTCGCCAACTTTCGCCGTACCGTCGGTTCATCCGCTGGTTGGGAGAGCATAGCCTGGTTTTTTACCTGACTTCGGCGGTCATGATGACACTGGCAATGACGGCCGTTCCGGTGGCCGGTCTTCGCGGGGCCGGACCCGGCTGGATCGTCACTCTCTGGGTGATCGCTGCGCTCCTGGTTACTTCCCGGCCTGCCCTCGGTTTGATCAACTGGATCACCACGCTTTTCGTTCCGTCCCGTTTCCTGCCGGGCCTCGATTTTTCCAAGGGTATTCCCTCCGAACATCGAACCATCGTGGTGGTACCGACCATGCTAGCTCCGCCGGCAGAGACTGCCCGATTGCTGGAAGATCTCGAGATCCGCTATCTGGGCAACAAATCCCCGAACCTGTTGTTCGGCCTGCTGACGGATTTCCCCGACTCCGACAGCGAAAACCTTCCCATGGACCCCGAATGGGTCGAAGCGGCCGTCCATGGCATCAGGAAACTGAATGCACGCCATGCGCAAAAAGGAGAGGAGATATTCTTCCTCCTGAATCGTCCACGCCGATGGAACCCGGGAGAAGGGAAATGGATGGGCCACGAGCGCAAACGCGGGAAGCTCGAGGATTTCAACCGTCTGGTGGTCGAGGGGCGCACAGAAGCTTTTTCCACCGTCGAGGGTGATCCCGAAGTGCTTCGTTCCGTGCGCTACGCCATTACACTGGACACGGATACCGAACTGCCTCCGGGCTCGGCCCGTCGGTTGGCGGGTACGATGGCGCATCTGCTGAATCGTCCCCACCTCGATCCGGTCCGCCGCCTGGTGACCCGCGGTTACGCGATCCTCCAGCCCCGTATTTCTGTCAGCCTGACTTCAGCGCACCGATCGATCTTTGCCCGGATCCGCTCCGGTGAAACGGGCATCAATCCCTACACGCAGGAAATCGCCAGCGTCTACCCGGATCTTTTTGGATTGGGTCAGTTTGTCGGTAAAGGCATTTATGACATACGCACCTTCCACGCGGCCACGGGTGGACGTTTCCCCGATAACCTCATCCTGAGTCATGACCTGATCGAGGGATGCCACGCCCGTTGCGGGTTTATCAGCAACGTGGAGTTGATCGAAAGCGAACCCTCGAGGGTTACTGTGGATGGCCACCGACGTCATCGCTGGGTTCGGGGGGACTGGCAGATCGCGGGGTGGCTGTTTTCTCGAATTCCGGGACCTCACGGTCGCCGGGCGCGCAATCCCCTGAACGGACTGGCCAGGTGGATGATTTTCGATAACCTGCGGCGCAGCCTGGTTCCGGCCGCCCTTCTTCTGGCACTCCTTTCGACAGGTCATGCCTGGACAACGGGCGCGACACAACGTATTGCCATCCTCCTGGGAATCTACTTCTTTCCGCAGGGTCTGCAAACGCTGCGGGGGTTTCTGTTAAAGGGAAAAGAGGTCCCCCTTTTCGTTCACCTGCGGGCCCTTGCGACGCGAGAAGGGCGTCAATGGGGCGTTGAACTTCTGGAGCTGGCCCTCGTTCCCTATCAGGCCTGGGTGAACCTGGACGCCATTGCCCGGGTGTTCTGGCGCCTGCGGGTACGGCGGCGACTCCTTGAATGGAAGACGGTCAGTCACAGTGAACGAACGGCGCGGACTTCCTTCGGGGGTATCGTCCGTGAAATGTGGGCGGCCCCGGTCCTTGCGGTGGCTGGTGCAACGCCCATGTTGACAGGGGTCATGCCAGCCAACGCCCTGCTCCTCGCGCTGACGGGATTGTGGTTCATGTCCCCTGCCATAGCATGGTTCGTCAGCCGCGCCCCTGCAAAGCCCCATCCACCGTTGAATGCCGCTCAGATCACATTCATTCGCCGACTGGCCCGACATACCTGGGCTTACTTCGATCACTTTGTGGAAGAGGGCACCCACTGGCTCCCACCCGACAATTTCCAGGAAAGCCCGTTGCCGGCGCTCGCGCAGCGGACTTCGCCAACCAACATCGGAATGGGCATGGCCAGCGACCTGGCCGCCTGTGATTTCGGCTATCTCTCGCCGGGACGCTTCCTGTTTCGCATGACCCGCACCCTGGACACGCTTGAACGGATGGAACGGTATCGAGGGCATTTCTACAACTGGTACGACACCAGCAATCTGAAACCGCTGCATCCGCTTTACATTTCCTCGGTGGACAGCGGAAATTTCGCGGCAATGCTGATTGTGGTCAACCAGGGTTTGCAGGAAATGGCACACAGCCCTCTCCTGCCTGCACGGTGGCAGGAGGGACTTGAGGACACGGCCGGCATCCTGATGCAGACAATCGAATCGGCCCGGCGGCGTCCGGAATGCCTGATTCCTTCAGATAAGTTGAAGGCGGCGTCCGCCCGGATCACGAAACGAACCAAGTCGCTCCGCGCCGTCTCATCATCGATGCACGGTATTCTGCGGGAACTGGAGACCTTCGCGGGTCAGGCCAAAAATTTGGCCGACGCCCTGGAGGCGGATGAATCGCTTGCCTTCTGGTGCGAAGCGCTCCAGAGGCAGTGCGCCGACTTTGCCGGGGAGATCCGCTACTTCAACCCATGGACCGGCACGACGCCTCCCCACTTCCTGGCGAAGGAGCACGCCGGTCTCGATGCCTCGCTTTGGGAGGAATTGCTGCGGGAAACCGGATATGGCGCTACCATGGACTCTCTGGCCACCCTGGTTCAGCGCTGGGAACCGCGCCTGTTACAAGAATCGGACGAGGATTTATCCCGCCGCTGGATCGAGTGGCTGACCCTCGTCAGTGCACGGGCCTCACAGCGTATTTCAGACCTCAATGCCGCCGCGGCACGGTGCACCGAGTTCAGCGAGCATGATCTGGATTTCCTTTACGATGCCGACCGTCATCAGCTCTCCATCGGTTACAACCTCGAAGCCCACACCCTGGATCCAGGCTTCTATGACCTGATGGCATCGGAAAGCCGTCTCGGAAGCTATGTCGGCGTGGCCCGAGGGCAATTGTCCCTGGAGCATTGGTTTCATCTCGGAAGGCGCCTTGCCCCTGGGGAGGACCCTCCCGTACTGGCTTCCTGGAGCGGCTCCATGTTTGAGTACCTGATGCCGATGCTCGTAATGCCGGTTTACGAGGACACCCTCCTGGATGCGACCTGCAAAGGTGCGGTAAAGCGTCAGATTCGCTACGGCCGACAGACAGGCACCCCCTGGGGCATTTCCGAATCGGGGTACAACCAGTTGGACTCCAGCCAAGTTTACCAGTACCGGGCTTTCGGTGTCCCCATGCTCGGCATGAAACGCGGCCTGGCCGATGACTTGGTCATCGCGCCTTATGCCAGCGCCATGGCCTTGATGGTCCAACCGGTAGAGGCAGTGCGTAACCTCCAGCGTCTAGTCGGTGACGGGATGCACGGTCGTTTCGGTCTGTACGAGGCCGTGGACTACACACCCGCCCGCGTACGCGCCGATGAGCCCTTCTCCGTCGTGTACTCCTGGATGGCGCATCACAACGGGATGAGCCTGTTGGCGTTCGACCACTTTCTCCACGACCAACCGATGCAGCGCCGCTTCATGGCCGATCCGCAGCTGAAATCCGCCACCCTGCTCCTGCAGGAACGCATCCCTCTTGCGCGTCCACGAATGCATCCAATGACTGCTGTAGCGGAGACCGTTGATTTCCACGCTCCTGAAGTCCTTGAATCGATCTCTCGCTCATTTGACACCCCGGAGACTCCCGTTCCGGAAGTGCATCTCCTGTCTAACGGTCGCTACCATGTCATGATTACCAACGGGGGAAGTGGAGTCAGCCGATGGCAGGGGCTTGACCTGACCCGTTGGCGCGAGGACTCCGCCCAGAACATCCACGGTTTCTACTTCTATCTGCAAGAAGTAAGCACCGGGAAGGTCTGGTCGCCCACAGCCCGGCCCCTGGACCACGATTTTGATCGCTATGAATCCGTGTTTTCCCAAGGGGGCGCGCAGTTCCAATCCGTGGCCCACCAGTTCCAGAGCCATCTCCAGGTAGCGGTCTGCCCTGAAGATGACGTGGAACTGCGACAGCTCACCCTGACCAATCTCTCCCGCCGTCCGCGGACGATCGAAATCACCAGTTACAGTGAACCCGTGCTGCTTGCCGGACGTGCCGAAGCGGCGCACCCCGCGTTCCACAAGCTCTTTGTCACCGCGATGCCCCTTCCCGGCAAGGGCGCCCTCCTGTTCACCCGTCGTCCCTCGTCAGCGGATGAACAGCCCCCGTGGATGTTTCATTTTCTTGGCGTGGAAGGAGGTCTCGTCCTGCGAGGGCCTTCCTACGAAACCGACCGCGCGGCGTTCATCGGTAGAAACCGTTCGACACGCAATCCGACCGCCCTGGATCAACCCGGTCCCCTCCCCAACAAGGCAGGGTTTGTCCTCGATCCTGTTGCGGCTGTTCGTTATCGTGTCCGTATCGAGCCAGGACACTCAGTTCGGGTCAACGCCTTCCTCGGAGTTGCCCCCACACGGAATGCAGCCGAAATCTATGTGGACCGCTGTCTCGACCCAAACATGAGCGAGCGCGTGTTCTCACTGTCCTGGACACGCAGCCAGGTGCTCCTGCATCAGTTACGCATCAGCGAGGCGGACGCTCAACGGTACGGTCAATTGGCCGGCTCGCTGTTCTTCGCCGGTCCTCACCGTCGTGGTCGCGCCGGTACCATCGCAGCCAACAGGAAGAACCAGGCGGCCCTCTGGAGCTACGGTATTTCCGGCGACCGTCCCATCGTCCTGCTCTCCATTACGGATATCGCCAACCTGGATCTCGTCCGCAGCCTGGTGCAGGCCCATGGCTATTGGCGACAGAAGGGGCTTGAAACGGACCTGGTTATCCTGTCCGAGGCCTTTTCAGGGTACCGTCAGGATCTGCTTGACGCCATCATCGGTCTGGTGCAGGCCGGTACGGAAGGCAAGCTCCTTGACCAGCCGGGCGGCATTTTTCTGCGCAACATCGACCAGGTGGCTGAAGATGACCGGACTCTTTTCCAGGCTGTTGCCCGACTGGTGTTCAGCGACAGGTACGGTGCCCTGGAAGACCAAATAGAACGCCGCGTCGTCCCCGAGGTGGATATTCCAGCACTGGAGCCCAAGCGCCAAAACGAGAAGGCGGGCCTTACGCCTCCCCTCCCCATGAGGGAATTGACATTTTTCAATGGCCTCGGAGGCTTCACCCGTGACGGCCGCGAATACGTCATTCAGTTGAATGCCGGTGAGAGCACTCCCGCCCCCTGGGTCAACGTCCTTGCCAACCCCTTCTTCGGCAGCGTCGTCAGCGAGTCCGGCAGCGCCTCGACCTGGAGCGAAAATGCCCACCAGTTCCGGCTGACGCCGTGGCATAACGACCCTGTCGAGAATCCGGGTGGTGAAACGTTTTACATCCGGGATGAGGAAACGGGCCATTTCTGGTCCCCCATGCCTGCCCCCGTATTTGCCAAGGCCCCCTGCATCTGCCGTCACGGACATGGCTACACCGTCTTCGAGCAGGCTTATTCGGGACTCTTCTCTGAAACGACCGTCTATGTCGCCACCGATGCCCCCTTGAAGTTCACGACCATCACGATACGCAACAACACCGGGCGTCTCCGGCACGTGTCCATCACCGGATATTGTGAATGGGTGCTGGGAGAACAACGGGACCTCAACGCAATGCATGTGGTCACTTACCTCGATACGCAAAGTGGGGCCATTTTCGCCCGGAATGCTTTCAATGTCGATTTTACCGACCGCCTCGCATTTTTTCATTGCAGCAGCCAGGAACGCGCCCTGACGGCGGATCGAACGGAGTTCATCGGCCGGAACGGGTCCCTTGCCGAACCCGCCGCGCTTCGACGCCAACGCCTTTCAAACCGTGTCGGTGCCGGAATGGATCCCTGCGCCGCTATACAGACCTGGTTTGAAATAGCACCCGGTGAGCAGATCGAGGTCGTATTCTGTCTGGGGTCATCAGGAACTGAGGACGAGGCCCGTGCCTGGCTCCGCCATCAGGGCGGTACGAACGGCGCCCGCCAGGCTCTGGAGAAGGTGTGGGCTTCTTGGCAACACCAACTCGGCGGCATCCACGTCGAAACACCGGATGCTTCCGTGAATGTCCTCGTCAACCACTGGCTGCTATACCAGACCCTTTCCTCGCGCTTCTGGGGTCGCTCCGGGTTTTACCAGTCCGGCGGCGCCTACGGTTTCCGGGATCAGTTGCAGGATTCCCTGGCTTTCCTCTACGAGTGCCCGTGGCTGACCCGCGATCACCTGTTGCTCAGCGCCTCCCGTCAGTTTCAGGAAGGGGACGTACAGCACTGGTGGCATCCGCCTACAGGCCGAGGCGTGCGTACCCGCATTTCTGACGATCTGCTGTGGCTCCCTCTGGTCCTGTGTCGTTACGTCGCAGTCACCGGCGACACAGTCATACTAGACGAAACCCGTCCCTTTCTCGACGCCCGGCCTCCAGGGGAAAACGAGGAATCTGTTTACGACGAACCCCGTGTGACCGAAGAGACCGCTTCGCTTTATGAACATGCGGCGCGCGCCATCCGACTTGCCCTGCGTTTCGGCAGCCACGGACTACCACTGATAGGGTCCGGTGACTGGAATGACGGAATGAACCGTATCGGTCGAGAAGGACGCGGTGAAAGTGTCTGGCTGGGCTTCTTTCTGCTTAAGATCCTCCGTGAATTCTCACCTCTGGCTGCCCGGTATGGGGACAAGGCCTTTGCCGCTACCTGTGAGGAGGAAGCAAAAAAGCTTGTGACACAGCTGGACCTGCATGCCTGGGATGGCCAATGGTATCTGCGCGCCTTTTTCGATGACGGAACCCCCCTTGGCTCCGCCCGGAATCCCGAGTGCCAGATCGACTCCATTCCACAGAGCTGGGCCGTGCTGGGTGGCGCCACCGACCCCCAACGCGCCCGCACTGCGATGAAATCGGTCCTGAAACGTCTGGTTGACCATGAACACCGCCTCATCCGTCTCTTCGATCCGCCTTTCGATGAGGCGCCCTGGGACCCGGGCTACATCAAGGGGTATCTCCCAGGGGTACGGGAAAACGGCGGCCAGTACACCCATGCCGCGGTGTGGACCGCCATGGCCTTTGCCGCCCTCAGGAAGGGCAAGACGGCCTGGGAAATCTTTCAATATCTCAATCCTGTCCGCCATGGCGATACGCCGGAACATATCGGCACCTACAAAGTGGAACCCTATGTCCTCGCCGCCGATCTCTACACAGTCCCGGGACATGAAGGCGAAGGCGGCTGGAGCTGGTACACCGGTTCCGCAGCCTGGCTCTATCAATTGCTGATCCAGGACCTCCTCGGCCTTCACCTGGAAATCGATGCCCTCTCCTTCAGCCCGCTTCTACCCGCTGAATGGCCCGGGTTCAAGCTCACCTATCGCTACCGTGATACCTTTTACCACATCGCGTTTCAAAAAACGGGCGATGAAACTTGGAACACCCGACGGGTTTTGCTGGACGGGGTCGAGCAGCCTGACGGGAAGATCCGCCTGCTGGACGACGGCCTCAAACACCATGCTTTCGTCGAACTCGGCTGA